In Tachysurus vachellii isolate PV-2020 chromosome 1, HZAU_Pvac_v1, whole genome shotgun sequence, a genomic segment contains:
- the LOC132856680 gene encoding ubiquitin-conjugating enzyme E2 W-like, protein MACMQRRLQKEWLALQKDPPPGMTLKKRRVQNTITEWLIDLEGAPLTMYEGQKFQLLFTFSSRYPYEPPQVMFTGKNIPIHSYVDSNGHIRLSNLTEHWIPALTVRSWCFSIISMLCIASVKRRPPDKSPKKTKWWWWCW, encoded by the exons AGACGGTTGCAGAAGGAATGGTTGGCTTTGCAGAAAGATCCACCTCCAGGAATGActctgaaaaaaagaagagttcAGAATACAATCACAGA GTGGCTTATAGATTTGGAGGGCGCTCCATTAACAATGTACGAGGGCCAGAAGTTCCAGCTTCTCTTTACGTTTAGCAGCCGATACCCGTATGAACCTCCTCAG GTCATGTTTACCGGCAAGAACATTCCGATCCATTCGTACGTCGACAGCAACGGACACATCCGTCTGTCCAATTTAACAGAGCACTGGATTCCAGCTCTGACTGTCCGGTCCTGGTGCTTTAGCATTATCAGCATGCTATGCATCGCGAGCGTGAAG cGTCGTCCTCCTGATAAATCCCCAAAGAAGAcaaagtggtggtggtggtgttggtag
- the LOC132842820 gene encoding uncharacterized protein LOC132842820: MKQLYTVPFERNSERVKELRRQYVQRVMELKANQAPHEFIYIDEAGFNLSKRRRRGRNIIGKRATVDVPGQRGANITMCAAMANAGLLLHRCQVGPYNTERLLAFLNDLHQRLVPEQDQEGENMRTFVITWDNVAFHHSQAITAWFEVHPRLVSLFLPPYSPFLNQFFSAWRWKVYDHQPHDQMSLLEAMDAGCRDITVQDWQGWIRHTKRFYPRCIALDDIRCDVDENMWPNHEDRRD, translated from the exons ATGAAGCAGCTCTACACTGTTCCCTTTGAGAggaacagtgagagagtcaAGGAGCTACGACGACAATATGTCCag agagttATGGAATTGAAGGCCAACCAGGCCCctcatgaattcatttacatagatgAGGCAGGATTCAATTTATCCAAAAGGCGTCGACGTGGACGaaatataattggaaaaagGGCCACAGTTGATGTGCCAGGACAGAGAGGGGCAAACATTACCATGTGTGCAGCAATGGCAAATGCAGGATTACTCCTTCACAGATGTCAGGTTGGACCCTATAATACCGAGCGCCTCCTTGCCTTTCTCAATGATCTCCACCAGCGCCTGGTGCCAGAGCAGGATCAGGAGGGTGAAAACATGAGGACCTTTGTAATTACCTGGGACAATGTTGCTTTCCATCATTCGCAAGCAATAACAGCATGGTTTGAAGTCCACCCAAGACTGGTAAGTCTCTTCCTTCCACCCTATTCACCTTTCCTCAACCAGTTCTTTtctgcatggaggtggaaggtttaTGACCATCAGCCACATGACCAGATGTCCCTCCTTGAAGCCATGGATGCTGGCTGCAGGGACATCACAGTTCAAGATTGGCAAGGGTGGATCCGACATACCAAGCGGTTTTATCCCAGGTGCATCGCCTTGGATGATATCAGATGTGATGTTGACGAAAACATGTGGCCGAACCATGAAGATCGCAGGGATTAG
- the LOC132843703 gene encoding uncharacterized protein LOC132843703 isoform X1: protein MTMEMRTVLRVIVTDHDIHKVTLPSKPQTLDSLIEQLGQHLDLPYTFSLQYEDADFNNALVNLTDIADLPEKPTLKVISLVTSPTPGQADTDIISVTSQEESPLTRQDPWPETFEIPSFSVDVEYRLRQGNLLFMRDKTYLKVPRDMKHEVLEKLAEAMYKFKAYPREVDFNDVASALVKKHPCLFEPGSSTGWNGWKNSIKFKMGNYRSKLRRAGCTDVLVNSMKRGSQDSPRNVKKPKRFEINFLPNMPSGESESSMESKRLEIVEEMKKRHPSSTLIAQYMDTTFSLRRKELVEKEPSVKETLERWPALFRESQIIAEFNWITIKNLKQEFFSALDTHTSRFLEVFKSKKGTAGKKLSEYLMQMKSANITDVTARRTTVLRGLAVLLGEDTTDFFKTCFDCDIVAPQVSIGILTVVPEDSLMSPQGLPLEVTDTAIILEGVIAMDGLENVPHAMCLVFGLIYALNMEYPSQLKNTFEFIQRVFLSLGHKSLKPKLQSLKKLTVLMCFCVSDGRNKTMLL from the exons ATGACAATGGAGATGAGAACTGTTTTAAGAGTTATTGTGACTGACCATGACATTCACAAGGTCACGCTTCCTAGCAAACCACAAACCCTGGACTCCCTGATTGAACAGCTTGGGCAGCATCTTGATCTTCCATACACGTTCTCTCTTCAGTATGAAGACGCTGATTTTAACAATGCACTTGTTAACCTTACTGACATTGCAGATTTACCTGAAAAGCCGACTTTGAAGGTAATCTCTCTCGTGACATCACCTACACCAGGCCAGGCCGACACCGACATTATTTCTGTTACCTCTCAAGAAGAGTCACCTCTTACACGCCAGGATCCATGGCCAGAAACATTTGAAATTCCCAGCTTTTCCGTGGATGTGGAATATAGACTGCGCCAGGGAAACCTCTTGTTTATGAGAGATAAGACATACTTGAAAGTTCCCAGGGACATGAAACATGAAGTGCTTGAAAAGCTTGCTGAGGCTATGTACAAATTTAAAGCATATCCCCGTGAAGTAGATTTCAATGATGTTGCATCGGCACTTGTCAAAAAACATCCATGCCTTTTTGAACCAGGCTCCTCCACTGGATGGAACGGATGGAAAAAcagtataaagtttaaaatgggTAATTACAGGAGCAAACTACGGAGAGCTGGATGCACCGATGTTCTTGTTAATTCAATGAAAAGAGGGAGCCAAGATTCTCCAAGAAATGTCAAGAAACCCAAACGATTCGAGATCAATTTTCTACCCAATATGCCTTCTGGTGAAAGTGAAAGCAGCATGGAATCAAAACGATTAGAAATTGTGGAGGAGATGAAGAAACGACATCCGAGTTCTACACTGATAGCACAGTACATGGACACAACCTTTTCGCTAAGAAGAAAAGAGTTGGTTGAAAAGGAGCCTTCAGTAAAAGAGACTTTAGAAAGATGGCCAGCACTCTTCAGGGAAAGTCAG ATTATTGCAGAGTTCAACTGGATCACAATTAAAAACCTCAAGCAAGAATTCTTCTCAGCCCTAGATACACATACTTCTCGGTTTCTGGAAGTTTTCAAATCAAAGAAAGGCACAGCTGGAAAAAAGCTCTCGGAGTATCTAATGCAAATGAAGTCTGCA AACATCACAGATGTCACTGCTCGACGGACAACAGTTCTCCGTGGTCTTGCTGTCCTTCTTGGGGAAGACACTACAGACTTCTTCAAAACATGCTTT gaCTGTGATATTGTTGCACCTCAAGTATCGATAGGAATTCTCACTGTGGTGCCAGAGGACAGCCTGATGTCTCCACAAGGTTTGCCATTGGAGGTCACTGATACAGCAATAATCTTGGAGGGTGTTATAGCAATGGATGGACTTGAGAATGTTCCACATGCCATGTGTCTTGTTTTTGGGCTGATCTATGCTTTAAACATGGAGTACCCTTCACAGCTTAAAAACACTTTTGAGTTCATTCAAAGGGTTTTTCTTTCCCTGGGGCACAAATCTCTCAAACCAAAACTGCAATCACTAAAAAAACTTACTGTTTTAATGTGCTTTTGTGTTTCTGATGGCAGAAACAAGACCATGTTACTGTAG
- the LOC132843703 gene encoding uncharacterized protein LOC132843703 isoform X2, translating to MTMEMRTVLRVIVTDHDIHKVTLPSKPQTLDSLIEQLGQHLDLPYTFSLQYEDADFNNALVNLTDIADLPEKPTLKVISLVTSPTPGQADTDIISVTSQEESPLTRQDPWPETFEIPSFSVDVEYRLRQGNLLFMRDKTYLKVPRDMKHEVLEKLAEAMYKFKAYPREVDFNDVASALVKKHPCLFEPGSSTGWNGWKNSIKFKMGNYRSKLRRAGCTDVLVNSMKRGSQDSPRNVKKPKRFEINFLPNMPSGESESSMESKRLEIVEEMKKRHPSSTLIAQYMDTTFSLRRKELVEKEPSVKETLERWPALFRESQIIAEFNWITIKNLKQEFFSALDTHTSRFLEVFKSKKGTAGKKLSEYLMQMKSAVRTSQMSLLDGQQFSVVLLSFLGKTLQTSSKHALTVILLHLKYR from the exons ATGACAATGGAGATGAGAACTGTTTTAAGAGTTATTGTGACTGACCATGACATTCACAAGGTCACGCTTCCTAGCAAACCACAAACCCTGGACTCCCTGATTGAACAGCTTGGGCAGCATCTTGATCTTCCATACACGTTCTCTCTTCAGTATGAAGACGCTGATTTTAACAATGCACTTGTTAACCTTACTGACATTGCAGATTTACCTGAAAAGCCGACTTTGAAGGTAATCTCTCTCGTGACATCACCTACACCAGGCCAGGCCGACACCGACATTATTTCTGTTACCTCTCAAGAAGAGTCACCTCTTACACGCCAGGATCCATGGCCAGAAACATTTGAAATTCCCAGCTTTTCCGTGGATGTGGAATATAGACTGCGCCAGGGAAACCTCTTGTTTATGAGAGATAAGACATACTTGAAAGTTCCCAGGGACATGAAACATGAAGTGCTTGAAAAGCTTGCTGAGGCTATGTACAAATTTAAAGCATATCCCCGTGAAGTAGATTTCAATGATGTTGCATCGGCACTTGTCAAAAAACATCCATGCCTTTTTGAACCAGGCTCCTCCACTGGATGGAACGGATGGAAAAAcagtataaagtttaaaatgggTAATTACAGGAGCAAACTACGGAGAGCTGGATGCACCGATGTTCTTGTTAATTCAATGAAAAGAGGGAGCCAAGATTCTCCAAGAAATGTCAAGAAACCCAAACGATTCGAGATCAATTTTCTACCCAATATGCCTTCTGGTGAAAGTGAAAGCAGCATGGAATCAAAACGATTAGAAATTGTGGAGGAGATGAAGAAACGACATCCGAGTTCTACACTGATAGCACAGTACATGGACACAACCTTTTCGCTAAGAAGAAAAGAGTTGGTTGAAAAGGAGCCTTCAGTAAAAGAGACTTTAGAAAGATGGCCAGCACTCTTCAGGGAAAGTCAG ATTATTGCAGAGTTCAACTGGATCACAATTAAAAACCTCAAGCAAGAATTCTTCTCAGCCCTAGATACACATACTTCTCGGTTTCTGGAAGTTTTCAAATCAAAGAAAGGCACAGCTGGAAAAAAGCTCTCGGAGTATCTAATGCAAATGAAGTCTGCAGtaag AACATCACAGATGTCACTGCTCGACGGACAACAGTTCTCCGTGGTCTTGCTGTCCTTCTTGGGGAAGACACTACAGACTTCTTCAAAACATGCTTT gaCTGTGATATTGTTGCACCTCAAGTATCGATAG